From the Eschrichtius robustus isolate mEscRob2 chromosome 19, mEscRob2.pri, whole genome shotgun sequence genome, the window AGCGGGCTTTGTTGGGCAGGCTGCTGTTGAAGTCTGGGTGGGGGAAGGACTCAGTGGCTGCTCGGGTGCGCTCACAGCCATCCCGTCACTGGAGGTTGTGTTCTCCCAGATGAGCTACATATCAGCTGAAGTGAGAGAGATGGTGGTCAGAgatggaaggggaaggagagacaGGAAATGGAGAGTgacatggtggggggggggaaggagcgAGATGAAGAGAATGAAGAAACATAGCTCCACTTCCAAACTCATCCCCATCTCCCAGCAAAACCTTATCCCCAGCCCAGCATCCAAGCCCATTCCCAACACCATGGCAGTTCCAACATCATTCAGCCTTCCATCTTCAATCCCAACCCAATCCCCATCATCAATACCCATCTCTGACCCCACTTTCCCCACCCCATACACATTCTCCCCATCCCCAAGCCCTTCTCTACCCatctctccatctccagccccctcccagccccgcccctgcccccgcaCCCATGGCTTGTGGCAGTGGGCTGCTGTCAGGAGCCATTTGAGGGCGATGAGGGTCGCCCCACAGAGCAGCCGTGTCTTCTGGAACAAAGCCGCCTGCCAGGGCGGCTGGGAATGAGGAGGGCACTCATAGCCTTTGTTGATCCTGGTCTCTCCCGCTACATGCCCTAGAGAGGGTGAGGGCAAAAGAGGGGGCTCGGGCATGAGACGACTCCCAGAAATGGGGGAGGAGGACCATAGCCATAGAGGGTTGGGAATCCTAGAGATTCGAGAGGgagacccctgcccacccccattcTCCACCGTACCTGTCACCAGAGCAAACATGATTAATTGCAGGATCATCATGGCCTGGAGGCGGGGAGGGCAGGCCCCAGGTTCTTCTGGGAACAAGGAGGGACAAGGGGCCAAATCACTCCATGGGGAGACTTAGGGCTGGTTCATGCCCTCTCTCTCCGCCATGCCTGCTCCGGCTCCCCCCAGGGAGAAACAACCAGGTGTGAGGAATCCCTTGGCTCACACAGCATCCCAACctccaaacttttaaaataaatctttggtATGGAGGGTGGCCTTGCAGGGGCCTAATCCTTGTTAGAACCTCTCATAGCCAAGTTGCTGGGAAGGCATTGCCCAGGGCAAGCTACAGGCTGGCTCTGTTTAAGTCAGCCACGGGACCTCGTAGGTGCAGTTTGGAGAATGTTTTCCTTCTTGCCCACCTGAGACTTGGGGCCCAGCAACTTGGGGTGGGAGGATAAAGGGTACCAGTCTCCATTCAGTAACCATCCCAGGGTGATGTGAGCCCTTTGAAGGCTACCTGGGGTGCAGTAGGGGGCTCAGCCTGGGACATCACTCTGGCCCCCACCCTGCTGAACCCCTGCCCCTTTGAAGAACAGTGAGAcagagcagggcagggctggTCACTGGAAGGGCCAGTGCCCTTAGCTGCCCTGGCCAGCGGGAGTGGGGTTGGAGGGTTGGACTCAGTGACGGAAGGTGGGGTTGGAGGGCACAGAGGTTGGGGGGCAGCTGCTGGAGATGCAGATCAAGGCAGAGAGACACAATCCCCCCACCCCAAGAAGTACAGTGcagaaggagaaatgatgccgGGGCAGAGGCCTGGCATGCTCAGTAGGGCAGGTGCCTGGAAGGgggccttcccttcccttctggaCTCACGGGCTCTGGGGCTGGAGCTCTGGGGGCCTGGCAGTGGTGGCAGACGCGGCAGGCTGGGTCTCGGAGCGGGAGGCACCAGGAAGGCGAGCAGGCAGGGGTGCcccctcacccccccccacccccccggcaGGCCCAGGATGACTTAttgccctgggggtggggtgtgtgggaGCCCTCCCCAGGCCGGCCCTGCCCACCTGCCACTGTCACCTCCCCAAGCCCCTCTTCGCTCTGCTTCTCTGTTTCCCCACACCTCTGTGTCCGTCCATCTGTCTGCAtccttccctgtctctctttACCTCTCCCACATTTCTATCATTctttgtgggtatgtgtgtgcgtgtcatttttctttctgttcctatgTATCTCTGggcctttttctctttgtctaaCTCTGTTCTTCTCTCCCAGTGTCTCTCTGCACATCTCCTCTAATTCTTTGTATCTTTctttgtgtctctgtctctgcctgcctccatccctgtctctttctctccctccctccgctTCTGTGTCTAAATCCCCCTCCATCCTCTTCATCTCCCAGTCTCTCTGTATCTCTtgtcccagcccctccctccccacagcccgaGCCCAGGTGGGACCCTGGCCCCTTCTGGGCCCCTCCCTTCATCATTCCAAGGAGCCGGGTGGGGGGACTGGGATGTCATACAGGTGGGGCTGCTGCCAGCCGAAGGGGCAggcaggagggtggggaaggcaggTTGGGGCCTGTGGGATTCAAGGCCCGGGAAAGGGAAGTCAGCCCTGGGCAGGGACCACAACCCCCAGAGCTCCTCTGGGCTTCGCTTCTCTGCCGACCCTTCCCTCCACTCCCTTCTGCCAGCCTCTTAGGCTGCCAGGAACCCCAGGGTCCTCAGAATCCAACTGTGGCACTTACTTGCTCTGTGACCTAGGTCCGATGACTTCCCAAATCTGAGCCACCTCAATTTCCTCGTCTGCAAAACTCAAGTGACGATCCCTACTTCTCCCAGCTTGTTTGTTATCAGTTAGCTTTCCCTCTGTCttaccctcctctctcccctaaCGAGATGTGAAGCAAGACTACGGGGTAGGCCTGGGTTCTGACAGCAGCCAGCCCTGGCCCCAAACCCTGGCACTACCTCTTCCTACCACAGTGATGTGGGACGAGAGACTCCACCCCGGcgaggctcagtttcttcatctgtgagatGGGAGTGACAGCCCTGCCTCAGGGGGTTGGGATGAGGACTCCAGGAGAGCCAAGTACAATAGGCAGTCAGCAAAAGCTCCCACAGCTCTCATAGTCTCCCCTCACCCTCTCCCACCTCAAATTTCCCTTCCGTTCATTGGGGAGAAGAAATTCTCTTTCCAACTCCTGGAGAGGCTGTGAAGACAGAACCTGAGAGGTGGGCAGAACTATTTTAAGACCTAGGCTGGGTCCTCTTGCTTTCCAAGGCTGCACCCCACCCTCCATCATTGCAGATGTATTAAAACAAACCCGCACCCCACATTaaatataataggtgctcaactCCAGCTGAGCCAAGTTGCAGTTGGCTAGTTGGAAGAATGTTACGTTTTATAGACACTTAATTAACTGGTAGTGGATTTTGATTTTGCAGTTTTCATTTGGTATTTTGGAGCCAACAATCCTGTCCGCACACACCCCTGTCCCAGTTCAGCTTATAAGCTCTAGGCAGTGTTCCTGTTGCGGCAGATGGAGAAAAATGACCTTAATTTTTTACTGTTATAAGTAACTTTCTCTAGTCCATTCCTGTGTGGCCCCTGAGGGAAAACCCTCCCCCTCTCTGATCTCTATTTCTACACCTGTGGGTAGGGTAGCTGATGGGTAACTCTCCCTCCGATCTCAACCAGCAAGGGGATCAAACAGACACAGCCCCTCCTCCAGTTAGATTTATTCCAGATAGTCGCatactccctcctcccccaaccatGGGTCTTAGAAGGGCTGGCTGGAGTTGGAGTTCCAGGAAGAAGATCCCCAGTCCAAGAAGAGTGGGAGCTGGGGGTGATGATGGAGGAGGTATTGGCGCTCTGAGGGTCAAAGTGGCCCCCAAGCTGAGGCATGAAGGTGGAGGGAGCAGGTCAGTTGTTCCTCATGACCATCCGGATCCAGTCCACGTATTTGCAAATATTGGTGTAGACCCCTGGGATGCCTTCTTGCCCACAAGGCTCCAAGGATCCCCAGGACACCAGACCCTGAAGGACTCCTCCGCATACTAGGGGACCCCCAGAGTCACCCTGGAAGGCAGAAGAGAAGGAGCATGGTCTGAATATGGGAGAAAtccttttccagttttcctctccACAGCCTCCTGCCCCCTCAGCCATTCCTGGGCCTTGAGGACCGTGGCTCCAAGCCTCGCCAGCAGAGAAAAAAGCACACACAAGTTCCCAAAGGACAACAGCAATGGCTAACTAATAGAGAAGAACACACTGTCCCTAAGCGCCAGCCCCAGGGAAGGAGGGCGGGACTCTATGCTGGGTAGAGGGTTCTCTCAAGGACAATGGGTGGGCCCTGACCAATGGGGGAAGAGAGCACAGGCACCAATGACCAATCCCAGCGAAGGAGGACGGGACTCCGTGTCAAGGAAAATGGCTGGGGCCCTGACCAATGAGGGAGGAGAGCACCGGTACCAGTGACCAATCCTAGAGAAGGAGGGCGGGACTCCTTAAGAGTTCCCTCCAGGACAGTGGCTGGGGCTCTGGCCAGTAGGGAGGGGCAGCCTCCTCTGTGAAGGACCAAGAGAATAAGGTAGCAGAATTACAGGGTGAGAGAGTCCTCCAGCCCCCTTTCCTCCTCCATCCTGGAATCTCTCACTCTTACTTGGGCCAACACCAACTGGATGGTGTGGAGAAGACTCAGGACTGGAGAGACAGCCGGTTACCTGCCTGAGCTCCAAACGccgcctgcctctctccctcccccatcgtctgtctttgtctcttcctctccctccctttgtGCCCCACCcatctttccttctctgtttctgccttccctccctctgtcctccacTCCCTGGCTCTCCCTCCCGCATTCTGTGCCTCTCCTTCTTTCTGACCttatctctctccccatctcccttccctgactcgccttctcccccttccccacccccccagttctccctcccctgctttctGTCCTGGGTGTTGCCTGCAGTCGCTCACCTGGCAGGCGTCCTCCCCAGCGATGCCGCCGGCACACACCATGTTGTCCGTGATTCTCCCGGGGAACGCCGCCCGGCAGGTGGCATTAGAGATGATCGAGAGGTTAAGGCATTGGAGTCGGTCTGACAACTGGTCTGGGGATGGAAGATGGATGCTGCAGGATCCCGCAAAGCTTCCCTCATCTCCCCGAAGAGGCCACATCCCTCTTCGCAAGGAAACCCAATACAAGTCtataccccaccccctccctatgACCTCCACTACAATCCTTCAAGCTCTAAATTTCAGATTATGACTTGATTACATAGTGGCTCTTGATTTCAACTCATTGGCCCAGTCTCCCTGACCTTTAGCCTACGACTCAGATACAATGAATCCAGACCTGACTTTCTCCTTCAATCCCAGCTACTGTGACCTTTGACCTTCAATCTTATTGCCTTTTGATCCCAACTTGGCCTCacgtcttctctctgtctcttggcCCCATGTTCCTTGTCTTCACCTTAACCTCCAACCTCAGCTCTGAATCCTCCAAAGTGACCTCTGATCCTAGTATATTTGACTCCAGACTCCATGACCCCTAACCTCTAGCTCCACCCACCAAGCCCTGTGGCTCCCAGTCCCAGACCAGTGATCCTTGATCGAATCCCAGTTTCCGTCCTCGGATTGTGGCCAACATCTGGATCCCATGACCTCAACTCTACAATGACTAACATCAGAGTACCTGACCCATGACCCCAAGATCCTATTTACATATGTCTTTTGCTCCAGTCTGAAAACAGCACCCTGACCGCTAACCACATCCCTGACCCATGACTCCTAACTCCATACACAACCACTTAACCTCTTTAACTCCCAAGACCCCGATGCACCATGATCTCAGACCCCAAAGCATGAATCCTGATGTGTGACGCTTTACCCATCCTTCCTCTGAGATGGCATGACTCCTGACCTCTCACCCTATACCGCAAACTTTTGCCAATCCTGACCCCTGACCCCGGGACCCCCTTACTCCCTGGGTGGTTGGTGGTGCCCCAGCTCGAGATGCGGCACTTGGTGCCAGCCACTGCACAGGTcgcgggcaggggcaggggctggatGCTGCGGGTCAAGAGGACAGGGAAGCCCAGTTGCAGAAGCCGGAGGTCACTGTCATGGTTCTGCAGAGCTGCCTGGTAGCCAGGGTGGGTCACGGAGAGGCCACTGTGCCGGATCTTTTCGGTCCAGTCCAGCTGGCTGAGGCTGTGTTCCCCCAGGCTCAACCAGTACCTGCTGGGGGTCACAGAGGCTCAGCACGTGCAGGGTGGGCTGGCCTGGGGCTCCCAgaccctcctgcctctctctgctGCTCTGCACCTTGATGGCTGTTCATTCccttgctctctttctctttgtctcttcgCATCTCTTGGTCTCTATTTCCACTGCCATCTTTCCATTTCCAGTGTTGGTCCTATTTCTCCTCTCCGTGCCACTGCATCTGTGTCACTTTCTGATTCTCTTAGCTGGTGATGCCCATGGGGGCAGGGACATCCATTGGTCCTATTCACTGCCCTGTTCCCACCACCCAGCAGGTGGCCTGGGCCATCAACACTGTCAACTAAATGAATGGGGGAACAATGAGTGGACTCTGTCCTGCTGGTGTCGCCTCCCTGTCCCcgaatctctctgtctctccatgtCTGAAACCTCCctttcggaaaaaaaaaaaaaaatccagagcaTCAGACCTACAAAGCCCaatcccctcattttacagatgggaccactgaggcccagagaggtaccAGATGTAACCTTTGAAGTTGCACAAAGAGTTTGGGTCAGACATGGGTCCACAGCTCAGACTGGGTCAGGGGATGCTGGACTGGTGACACCATATAGGAAGGAAGGGGGACATGAGGGAAcgttgggggtgggtgggcagaTTCCAggaccctcccctgccctccaccccaccGATCCCCAACCAAGTCCACCCCAGGCCCGTTGTGAAGAAGTCCTACTTCTTGTCTAACCTCAGACCCTCTTGTTGCAGGACCATCTCCTTACTCCTgtgagccccctccccccagcgctcccctccccatcaccctcccttcccaccctgAGTAGGGAGGGACCCAAGTGGGGGGCTTACCTGCTGCTGCAGTGAGCAGCTGTGAGAATCCACCTGCGGTCAATGAGGACCCCCCCCACAGCGCAGCTGTGTACCTTCAAACAGCCCCACCTGCCAAGGCTGAGAGTGAGGGATACACTCCGTGCCTTTAAAAATCTGTGCGTCCTCGCGGCTGAACCCTGCGGACAATGGCATGGGCCAGAGAGACAGAGTCAGGAACCTAGAGACTGTGGATCAGATAGAAAGAGAGATACAGAAAGAGCAagaaagaggcaagagaaagaaaccgagagagagagagagagagagagagagagagagggtgtcaCAGGCAGGGAGACACAGACCCAGTGATATATAAAGACACAGTGAAACACCCAAAGGAcacaaagaggaagagagagagatgcttAAAGAGAAGCGAAACAGAGATTCGGAGAGAGAAAGGACAGCGACATAGtgacagggagagacagaggggagATGGATCATAAGATACAGGGAGAGAGAGGTGCATAGGACCCCTGGAGACCGAGGTGAATGGAAGCATAGAGTcagcctgcctccctcccctcctcagtGCCAGGCATCCTCATGAGGGTTCCTTGCCTTCTGGGAAACTCACCaataaaacacaggagaaaaaagaTGCTGGACACCATGGTGGGCCACTTCCAGGTTCTGGGGAAAAGGTGAGGCATCTCAGAGATGGCAACTGGACCCTCCTTTTCCCTGTCAAGTGgaccctccctttctcctccccttccGCCAGCAATTCCACGAGGAGGGGATGGTCCACAGGCCCATCCCTCTCTGTACCCATCCCCTGAGTGTTACCCCCTCACTGGTGATGGCCTGCCCCCTCCTCACCTTGTTTCTCCGCCTGCTGGCTCCTCCACGTGACTGCTGCAATCTCAGCCTGTCGGTCGCTCTGCTATCTGTCTGGCCACCTGcctgcttgtcttttcatctgccAACCACCCCGCCAGTCAACTCTCCTCCTGTTCACCTGGCCTCTCAGCCACCTGTCACGCAGCACCACCTGTCTTCTTCCTTCCGTCCGTCTGTCCCAGACCAGCAGCTGATACAGCTCTTaactctctttgtcccagctcaTGCGATTTCTGGGTTGAGGGAAGGAGACAAGGTAGACATGGGGCGGGGCACCCTCTAATCCCGTAGAAACTCTTCTTGGCTAATGACACTTAATGAGATTTACAGttaaatggggtgggggggacgggGGGCCCAGTATGGCTCTGGAGGAAAGACCCAggccctctccttctcccctgcTCTGCACACCAGCCAGCAGCCCCGAGACCAGTGATTCAAGGTGatctgggatcttccccaacTCCAGTAATGAAGCCTCAGGGAGGTTGGGGCAGGTGGATACCTGGCAGTCCTCCCTGAGTGTTGCATGGAAGGGGCAAGAGGGTGGAAGTGAGAGGCAAGGAAACCAGGGGCAGAGAGAGCCTGAGAAAGaagatgaggaaagggaagaggtttCAAAATAGGGGAGACAGAGGAGTTTCCAAACTGGGATCCAAGGAAGCCTGGTTCTAATTGAAGTTTTTAAATGCACGATCAACTCTGTTGCCTGCTTTCAGAGCACAGGTCTCATTATATATGAGGTCCATTTATCTAACTCCatgaaagtttgttttttttttttaattattatttatttttggctgtgttgggtcttcgtttctgtgcgagggctttctctagttgtggcgagcgggggccactcttcatcgcggtgcgcgggcctctctctatcgcggcctttcttgtcgcggagcacaggctccagacgcgcaggctcagtagttgtggctcacgggcctagttgctccgcggcatgtgggatcttcccagaccagggctcgaacccgtgtcccctgcattggcaggcggattcttaaccactgcgccaccagggcagccctcgAACCATTTTAAAGTCTACCATGCCGTGAATTCCACTGCACTAACAATGTTatgctaccatcaccaccaactAATTCAAGAACATTTTCGTCACCCACAAAGGAGACCCCATACCCGTTAAACCGATGTTTATCAAAtgatgaatggacaaataaaaagTGGTCTATCCATGctatggactattattcagctataaaaggaacaaagtactgatGTGTGctacacatggatgaaccttgaaaacactacgtggagtgaaagaagccagtcacaaaggcccACATACTGTGTGATCCCatctatatgaaatatccagaaaaggcaaattggtggagacagaaagcaggttgGTGATTGCCTGGGGCggcagggagtggggatggggaatGACTGCTTAGTGGTTCTCTTCTGACACACAGACTTGCAGCTTGTGGCTTCTGGATAAAGTCAATCCCTTTTTGTAGCCGGAGACTCAAAGAGGACAGACCTCCTGCTTTCAGAAAAAGCTCTGAGCACCTTTGCCACCTCATCCAGGGAGGCCCTGGAGCGCTCAAGTCCCTGTACCTCATGCTTTACTCTTGGGCGTCATCATAAGCTCACTATGAAGCCCATTCCCTAAAGACGACTCAGGCATCCCAACACACGGGGTGATGTCTCAGGGCATGGATACCATCATAGGtgtggaaactgagacacagctAGATGGAgccacttgcccaaagtcacacagctggtaagaggcagaattggagTTTGAACTGAGGCAGACTGGCTCCAGAACTTGTACTGTTAATCATTATCCAAATACGTGAATGAGCAAAAGAATGACTGACTGAATGAGTATATGTGTGAGTAGATGAACATATAAATGTTGCTCCAGGTTTCAAAGAAAGAGGATAGCTTTTGGAAACATTCAGACTGGGTTTGAAAGCTCAGTTCATCTCGTGATTCACCGGGGGCCACTGGGACACTCTCTTGTTCTGTCCTCGATTTGTTCGTCTGAAAAAtgggtctggggcttccctggtggcgcagtggttaagaatccgcctgccaatgcaggggacatgggttcgagccctggtccgggaagatcccacatgccgcggaggaactaagcccgtgcgccacaactcctgagtctgtgctctagagcccgcgagccacaactactgagcccgcgtgccacaactactgaagcctgtgtgcctagagcctgtgctccgcaacaagagaagccaccgcagtgagaagcctgtgcaccgtaaccaagagtagcccccgctcgacggaactagagaaagcccgcgcgcagcagcgaagacccaatgcagtcaaaaataaataaataaaataaattaatttatttaaaaaaacccaactcttGGAATTTCCCGAGTGGTAGGGGAAAGAGGAGCATCTTTTGCTATTCATAATAAATCCCAGTAACCCTATTTGAGTTTATGTTAGTGAAGTGACaggatggggaggaaatgggggCTGGCTGCTAGGGGAACCAACCAATTGATTGGAGGGTTGGAACTCAGAGTCCCACCCTCCGACCTCAGGGCAGGAGAGAGGCACAAAGGTCCCGGCTGGAGATGCACAACCCAGGGCCACTTGAAGGAGGGTGTCATGCCCCGTTCCTGAACACCAACTATGGAAACTTCTGACTTAGGTCTGTTAAATCTACAACagagtctccttaggtctcagcAAGTATAGCAGCAAGCAGCACAGTTCAAAATGCATGGCCGCGGGGCCAGTGAGCCAGACAGCAAGACGAGAAAGACCTCGGAGGTTGTGGACAAAAAgatgtcacctgccatatcagtaaacaaaggatgttgcagccatcaagccaccaAGCCACTGCTGCCACCCACGACCGTGCACCCTGccgggattcaggatggagaaaaacaggatactggccctgcatagctgaggtgcatatcaaaggaatgatttcaatgagcccagactctggcatcttcccatacatagaaaagcattaAATTCATTAACTGGAGATGTCTGTTTGTTggctttctttaattaacagtaatctcttGATGTTCCTGACTCTCTGGTTTTTGTTGCTAAAGCTCCAGtatatcctggttcctccctcaTCTTTGAAGCtcttcctcagagctctctgagaggctgtctcccggaCTCAAGTCCTCAGCGtgtctgctgaataaaacataattcccaACTTTGAGGTTGTGCGTTCTTTTTCAGTGGACAAGGTGTTGGTCCTGTCTAGACCCCCACTCACAGCGCCAATTGTGGTCACCCCACAGAGGCAGAAAGGACCCTTGGCTGCAGCTGTGgcatcattttgtttgtttgatcgTTTGTTTCTTTTGGGTGGGGGGCCGGGGGGGCGCACACCGTGCTGCATGtgagatcttggttccctgatcagggatccaacctgtgccccctgcagtgaaagcatggagtcctaaccaccggaccaccgagggaagtccccaggtggGGCATCACGAATCATGACATCTGAACCAATTCTTGGATGGGGGAGTCCATCCTATTTCTGTGGGACGGCTACATTATCCTTCATTATCCCTTCCTCCAAAAAGCCTGACCTGGGTCTCTGACCTCCTCAACCCTCTCACAGCCTGTCTGCTTCTTTCATCTTAGCATTGCATTTGTTAGAATGGAACTGTGGGCTTATATGCGTATTGTCCCCGTTTGCCTGCTAAGTCCAGCCTCGTCCCTTAAACAAGGCCCCACAAATCGGGCAGTGGCTCAGCACGGTCTAGACCCTCCTTCCAGACTTGAGGGGCATGTCCCTGAGGGAATTCTCAGAAGAGAAATACAGGAATGTGTCTCCATCAGCCTGGATGGATTCAGCCCACCGGTGGATTTTCCTTAGTCTAGGTCTgcacttctgtaaaatggggagctGATATTTCCCCAGCCGGGGCCTTGGGGGAGATGACATGAAAGGGCTTTATCTGCTGGACCAAATACAGGAAGTATTGTTTTCGCtttgacacctctctctctctttgctttgTTCTCTTGCCCAGTCTTttcacctcctctctccctccaccagcCTCCAAATTCCTTCCTGCACAGGATTTTAAAACTCCCCTGGGCAAAAACAGGAAGGAGAGGGCATGTGGCTG encodes:
- the KLK12 gene encoding LOW QUALITY PROTEIN: kallikrein-12 (The sequence of the model RefSeq protein was modified relative to this genomic sequence to represent the inferred CDS: deleted 1 base in 1 codon), yielding MVSSIFFLLCFIGFSREDAQIFKGTECIPHSQPWQVGLFEGTQLRCGGVLIDRRWILTAAHCSSSRYWLSLGEHSLSQLDWTEKIRHSGLSVTHPGYQAALQNHDSDLRLLQLGFPVLLTRSIQPLPLPATCAVAGTKCRISSWGTTNHPGNQLSDRLQCLNLSIISNATCRAAFPGRITDNMVCAGGIAGEDACQGDSGGPLVCGGVLQGLVSWGSLEPCGQEGIPGVYTNICKYVDWIRMVMRNN